The following proteins come from a genomic window of Lycium ferocissimum isolate CSIRO_LF1 chromosome 4, AGI_CSIRO_Lferr_CH_V1, whole genome shotgun sequence:
- the LOC132054649 gene encoding stigma-specific STIG1-like protein 3, with protein sequence MMKVIKLMVVLAITMALTISLLTMQKSNNPKNSRFQEDGKLSNTAPVEVPQVKRMKVSRFLAEQVKNPRAADHCHKDNEICHVLEGRNSTCCNNKCMDLGYDNHNCGACKKKCRFTETCCRGECVNLSFDKRHCGYCNNRCMIGGYCFYGMCDYA encoded by the coding sequence atgatgaaagtgaTCAAACTCATGGTTGTTCTCGCCATTACAATGGCCCTTACCATCTCTCTACTCACCATGCAAAAATCGAACAACCCTAAAAATTCAAGATTTCAGGAGGATGGGAAACTTTCAAACACAGCTCCCGTGGAAGTGCCCCAAGTGAAGAGGATGAAAGTAAGCCGTTTTCTTGCTGAGCAAGTAAAAAACCCTAGGGCAGCCGATCACTGCCACAAAGATAACGAAATATGCCACGTGTTGGAAGGCCGAAACTCGACATGCTGCAACAACAAGTGCATGGATTTAGGGTACGATAATCACAACTGTGGTGCCTGCAAGAAAAAGTGTCGTTTCACAGAGACTTGTTGCAGAGGGGAATGTGTGAATTTGTCTTTTGACAAGAGGCATTGTGGATACTGCAACAATAGGTGCATGATAGGAGGATATTGTTTCTATGGCATGTGTGATTATGCCTAA
- the LOC132052593 gene encoding protein FAR1-RELATED SEQUENCE 2-like isoform X2 has product MTMDEHVLEENGASRVESSAVGQVSTSEADRTREPYEGMTFESEEAARAYYDEYAGTAGFITRVLSSRKSERDGSIISRGLGCRGVPDNQRPGSFTIQKRDRRRDGCTAMILVKREKPGTWVVRKFVRDHNHPLVMSPSKKRPTFDEKDKRIQELTAELRIKKRLTAAYQEQLHTLLKDVESHSEHLSTKVQAVHSILKELEAKRQKLSNHSRHHK; this is encoded by the exons ATGACTA TGGATGAACACGTTTTAGAGGAAAATGGTGCTAGCAGAGTAGAATCATCTGCAGTAGGACAAGTAAGTACATCTGAAGCTGACAGAACCCGAGAACCATACGAGGGTATGACATTTGAATCTGAAGAAGCTGCCagagcatactatgatgagtatgCTGGAACGGCGGGGTTTATAACCCGTGTTCTATCATCTCGCAAGTCAGAGCGTGATGGGTCAATTATATCACGTGGACTTGGTTGTAGAGGGGTACCAGATAATCAAAGACCAGGAAGTTTTACCATTCAAAAGCGAGATAGACGACGTGATGGTTGTACAGCAATGATCCTAGTCAAACGAGAGAAGCCTGGTACGTGGGTTGTTAGAAAATTTGTTAGGGACCACAATCATCCTTTGGTTATGTCACCCTCCAAGAAACGTCCAACTTTC GATGAGAAAGATAAAAGAATTCAGGAATTAACAGCAGAACTTCGGATCAAGAAACGACTAACTGCAGCATACCAAGAACAGCTCCATACTCTTCTGAAAGACGTGGAAAGTCATAGTGAACATCTGTCTACAAAAGTTCAAGCTGTTCATAgcattcttaaagaacttgaagCTAAAAGACAGAAGCTTTCAAATCACAGTAGACACCATAAGTAG
- the LOC132052593 gene encoding protein FAR-RED IMPAIRED RESPONSE 1-like isoform X1, producing MFSRKISDFLTYFLVFVDEHVLEENGASRVESSAVGQVSTSEADRTREPYEGMTFESEEAARAYYDEYAGTAGFITRVLSSRKSERDGSIISRGLGCRGVPDNQRPGSFTIQKRDRRRDGCTAMILVKREKPGTWVVRKFVRDHNHPLVMSPSKKRPTFDEKDKRIQELTAELRIKKRLTAAYQEQLHTLLKDVESHSEHLSTKVQAVHSILKELEAKRQKLSNHSRHHK from the exons ATGTTTTCCAGGAAGATAAgtgattttcttacttattttttggtATTTG TGGATGAACACGTTTTAGAGGAAAATGGTGCTAGCAGAGTAGAATCATCTGCAGTAGGACAAGTAAGTACATCTGAAGCTGACAGAACCCGAGAACCATACGAGGGTATGACATTTGAATCTGAAGAAGCTGCCagagcatactatgatgagtatgCTGGAACGGCGGGGTTTATAACCCGTGTTCTATCATCTCGCAAGTCAGAGCGTGATGGGTCAATTATATCACGTGGACTTGGTTGTAGAGGGGTACCAGATAATCAAAGACCAGGAAGTTTTACCATTCAAAAGCGAGATAGACGACGTGATGGTTGTACAGCAATGATCCTAGTCAAACGAGAGAAGCCTGGTACGTGGGTTGTTAGAAAATTTGTTAGGGACCACAATCATCCTTTGGTTATGTCACCCTCCAAGAAACGTCCAACTTTC GATGAGAAAGATAAAAGAATTCAGGAATTAACAGCAGAACTTCGGATCAAGAAACGACTAACTGCAGCATACCAAGAACAGCTCCATACTCTTCTGAAAGACGTGGAAAGTCATAGTGAACATCTGTCTACAAAAGTTCAAGCTGTTCATAgcattcttaaagaacttgaagCTAAAAGACAGAAGCTTTCAAATCACAGTAGACACCATAAGTAG
- the LOC132052591 gene encoding protein FAR1-RELATED SEQUENCE 5 produces MAHDRKAYTLNQVDFVVDDHVNAEEEEGTVVEFRVVDDENAIGGSSSEEALHQVHDVKVDQDLPDREVLLLEEAQCLDSSTSDEPYVGQEFESEAAAHAFYNTYATRVGFIIRVSKLSRSRRDGSAIGRALVCNKEGFRMPDKREKIVRQRAETRVGCRAMILVRKVSSGKWVVTKFVKEHTHPLCPGKGRRDLIYDQYPNEHDKIRELSQQLAAEKKRSATYKRHLEMIFEHIEEHNQSLSKKIQDIVHNVREMESRDQHHHR; encoded by the exons ATGGCTCATGATAGAAAGGCTTATACGTTAAATCAAG TGGACTTTGTGGTTGATGATCATGTCAATGCTGAGGAGGAAGAGGGGACCGTGGTGGAGTTCAGAGTAGTAGATGATGAAAATGCGATTGGAGGAAGTTCCAGTGAAGAGGCGCTTCACCAGGTGCATGATGTCAAGGTGGATCAAGATCTTCCTGATAGGGAAGTCCTTTTATTAGAAGAAGCACAATGTCTAGATAGTTCAACTTCAGATGAACCTTATGTTGGCCAGGAGTTTGAATCTGAAGCAGCAGCACATGCATTTTATAATACTTATGCAACAAGAGTTGGTTTTATCATCCGGGTTAGCAAGCTTTCACGATCTAGGCGTGATGGCTCTGCTATTGGTCGAGCACTAGTTTGCAACAAGGAGGGCTTTAGAATGCCTGATAAGCGGGAAAAGATTGTGCGACAAAGAGCAGAAACTAGGGTTGGTTGCAGAGCAATGATATTAGTTAGAAAAGTAAGCTCTGGAaaatgggttgtgacaaaaTTTGTCAAGGAGCACACTCATCCATTGTGCCCAGGCAAAGGTCGTAGGGACTTGATCTATGATCAATATCCG AACGAGCATGACAAAATCCGGGAGCTATCTCAACAACTGGCAGCTGAGAAAAAGCGATCTGCAACATATAAGAGGCATTTGGAAATGATATTCGAGCACATTGAGGAACACAATCAATCTCTGTCCAAGAAGATCCAAGATATTGTACACAATGTAAGGGAGATGGAGTCTAGAGATCAACATCATCATAGATAG
- the LOC132052593 gene encoding protein FAR1-RELATED SEQUENCE 2-like isoform X3 has product MDEHVLEENGASRVESSAVGQVSTSEADRTREPYEGMTFESEEAARAYYDEYAGTAGFITRVLSSRKSERDGSIISRGLGCRGVPDNQRPGSFTIQKRDRRRDGCTAMILVKREKPGTWVVRKFVRDHNHPLVMSPSKKRPTFDEKDKRIQELTAELRIKKRLTAAYQEQLHTLLKDVESHSEHLSTKVQAVHSILKELEAKRQKLSNHSRHHK; this is encoded by the exons A TGGATGAACACGTTTTAGAGGAAAATGGTGCTAGCAGAGTAGAATCATCTGCAGTAGGACAAGTAAGTACATCTGAAGCTGACAGAACCCGAGAACCATACGAGGGTATGACATTTGAATCTGAAGAAGCTGCCagagcatactatgatgagtatgCTGGAACGGCGGGGTTTATAACCCGTGTTCTATCATCTCGCAAGTCAGAGCGTGATGGGTCAATTATATCACGTGGACTTGGTTGTAGAGGGGTACCAGATAATCAAAGACCAGGAAGTTTTACCATTCAAAAGCGAGATAGACGACGTGATGGTTGTACAGCAATGATCCTAGTCAAACGAGAGAAGCCTGGTACGTGGGTTGTTAGAAAATTTGTTAGGGACCACAATCATCCTTTGGTTATGTCACCCTCCAAGAAACGTCCAACTTTC GATGAGAAAGATAAAAGAATTCAGGAATTAACAGCAGAACTTCGGATCAAGAAACGACTAACTGCAGCATACCAAGAACAGCTCCATACTCTTCTGAAAGACGTGGAAAGTCATAGTGAACATCTGTCTACAAAAGTTCAAGCTGTTCATAgcattcttaaagaacttgaagCTAAAAGACAGAAGCTTTCAAATCACAGTAGACACCATAAGTAG
- the LOC132052594 gene encoding protein FAR1-RELATED SEQUENCE 5-like: protein MGSSDGHCFYDDDQGSDDDTFQNFSENAAKKDGIMLHSGNGHVAMNSELIFIESATSSSHMEIVEPFTGMTFSSLEDARDFYYEYAKRTGFTIRTNRIRHSLKNMAVIGRDFVCSREGFRAAKHALRKDRVLPPKPVTREGCKAMIRLAARDGGKWVVTKFVAEHNHKLMTSSKFSGQLPTINILSEEEKDKKIQELHEELQQERERSETFRQQLCTIIKDLEEHAEFMNIRVEDIVKNIRKIELGYV from the exons ATGGGATCCTCAGATGGACATTGTTTTTACGATGATGACCAAGGTTCAGATGATGATACCTTCCAAAATTTTAGTGAAAATGCAGCCAAAAAAGATGGGATAATGTTGCACAGTGGTAATGGACACGTTGCGATGAACAGTGAGTTGATATTCATAGAATCAGCTACAAGTAGTTCTCATATGGAAATCGTAGAACCATTTACTGGGATGACTTTTTCCTCACTGGAGGATGCAAGGGATTTCTACTATGAATACGCTAAGCGTACGGGTTTTACCATCAGAACAAACAGAATTAGGCACTCATTAAAGAACATGGCTGTCATAGGTCGGGACTTCGTATGTTCAAGGGAAGGTTTCCGTGCAGCCAAGCATGCTCTTAGAAAAGATAGGGTTCTTCCGCCAAAACCAGTCACAAGAGAAGGATGTAAAGCGATGATACGATTAGCAGCAAGGGATGGTGGTAAATGGGTAGTCACCAAATTTGTCGCAGAGCACAATCATAAGCTAATGACAAGTAGTAAATTTTCTGGGCAACTACCAACCATAAACATACTCAGTGAG GAAGAGAAGGACAAGAAAATCCAGGAACTGCATGAAGAATTACAACAGGAACGAGAACGATCTGAAACTTTCAGACAACAATTATGTACAATCATAAAGGACCTTGAAGAACATGCTGAATTCATGAATATAAGAGTTGAGGACATCGTgaaaaacataagaaaaattgAACTTGGTTATGTATAA